The Priestia megaterium NBRC 15308 = ATCC 14581 region AATACCGATTTTTAAAATTTTGCCGATATATTCTTTTGAAAGCGTAATGTAGTACTGAAATTTCACTCTATATTCCATCACTTGATACAGCAGCCAAAAGAACACAATCAGCGCAACAAATCGGCTGAAGGCGGATGAAATCGCTGCTCCTTGCACGCCCATTTCCGGAAAGCCGAACTTCCCAAAGATTAAAGCATAGTTTCCTGCAATATGAAAAATGTTCATTCCAAGTGAAACAAACATCGCCTGCTTCGTAAAGCCGTGTACGCGAATAATCGCTGCAAGAGAGTTAATAATCGCTTGAAGAAAAATAGCTCCTCCGACGATGGATAAATAGCTTTGTGCATACATCAGCACGTCACCTTGTAAGTTCATCGCTTCCATCATATGCCTTGAAAACAAAAGAAAACCCGCGCTAATAACTAGCCCGACTCCTAAATTTAACGTAACGGCCAAAGCAGAAATCTTTGACGCTTCCATATACCGTTTTGATCCTAAATACTGAGAGACAACAATTGCCGCTCCGTTACCAATGACCTCTAACACCAAAATCGCAATGTGAAGGTATTGATTGGCTGCTCCGACTCCTGATACGGCATCATCCGACAGCGCACTTAGCATAAAGGTATCAGCAATCCCCATTAACATAAAAAGAAACACTTCTAAAAAGATCGGCCACGTTAAGAAAAACAAATTCAGCTTTTCTTTTGGCCCTTTTTTTGTTTCGACCGCGGTCATCCCATCACCTTCTTTACCGATATCCAATTTCAAACAAGAAGTATCTTACCACACATTTCCTTTGTATACATCCCCTTTTTAGCACATTTTTTATTTTATTTGTTTAGGCATAAAAAAAGCCGCTTCCCTGAAGGAAGCAGCTTTTTTCCGTTATTAAATTGAAATTTTCACTTCCGCGTTCATACCTGGAAGAACTTTATCTGATGCATCATCAATTGAAATTTTCACCGGTACTTTTTGCGTTACTTTTGTGTAGTTTCCTGTATTTTGAGCCGGAAGCATAGAAGACACTGAGTTGGTTGCGCGGCCGATTGCTTCAACATGGCCTTTAAAGACTTTACCTGAATCTCCGTCCACTGTAATGTCAAC contains the following coding sequences:
- a CDS encoding MATE family efflux transporter, with the protein product MTAVETKKGPKEKLNLFFLTWPIFLEVFLFMLMGIADTFMLSALSDDAVSGVGAANQYLHIAILVLEVIGNGAAIVVSQYLGSKRYMEASKISALAVTLNLGVGLVISAGFLLFSRHMMEAMNLQGDVLMYAQSYLSIVGGAIFLQAIINSLAAIIRVHGFTKQAMFVSLGMNIFHIAGNYALIFGKFGFPEMGVQGAAISSAFSRFVALIVFFWLLYQVMEYRVKFQYYITLSKEYIGKILKIGIPSAFEQVMYQGCQIVFLYYATYLGAESLAARQYAMNISMFIYLFAIAIGMGTAIIVGRLVGGNEKDEAYHRVWKSVKWASAVTMMMVVLVMTFRTQLISVFTDNPHIIELGATVLLLSIVLETGRTMNIVLINSLRAAGDAKYPVLIGAMSMVMMSLPLGYFFVFHLDMGLAGIWLAIAADEWTRAVIMFFRWKSRAWENYGLVQHEQTAEEPTPVQV